The Gilliamella apicola genome window below encodes:
- the bamB gene encoding outer membrane protein assembly factor BamB, translating into MKLTKYFFTSVLICSLAGCSLFGGEEEVVQIAPSPTVKNQFSIQQIWRNSTSGNTQIYSLLGPASYDNTVYVASRSGQVKAIDLSSGNTIWDVNLSQSTFFSSKTALFSGGVSVDDKYVYIGSERAVVYALDRSNGKVVWEKKVNGEVLARPVSSEDKLIIHTANGILQGLNRNTGEALWDITLDVPSLSLRGNSTPTVVHGAAIIGDDSGRVNAYYINDGQLIWQQRISQPTGSTEIAKLNDVDSTPIVEGNLVYSVGYNGYVAALDLSNGQVVWRKQLGSTHSFAVDSEQIFVVDQDDNVQAITKKGGALDWTQSGFSHRQLTDPVIYQNYIIVGDFEGYLYLLNKDSGEIVAKTQVSSSGLISRPLIVDNKIIVQAKNGDIYAFTKN; encoded by the coding sequence ATGAAGTTAACAAAATATTTTTTTACCAGTGTTTTAATTTGCTCACTTGCGGGATGTTCTTTATTTGGTGGTGAAGAAGAAGTTGTACAGATTGCACCTTCCCCAACTGTGAAAAATCAATTTTCTATTCAGCAAATATGGCGAAATAGTACATCGGGAAATACGCAAATTTATTCCTTATTAGGGCCTGCCAGTTATGATAATACTGTTTATGTTGCTAGTCGCAGTGGACAGGTTAAAGCGATTGATTTATCAAGTGGTAATACAATATGGGATGTAAATTTATCTCAAAGTACTTTTTTTAGTAGCAAAACAGCATTGTTTTCTGGTGGTGTAAGTGTTGATGACAAATATGTTTACATTGGAAGTGAACGTGCTGTTGTTTATGCCTTAGACCGTAGTAATGGCAAAGTTGTTTGGGAAAAAAAAGTAAATGGTGAAGTACTTGCCCGACCTGTGTCTTCTGAAGATAAATTAATTATTCATACAGCTAATGGCATTTTACAAGGACTAAACCGTAATACCGGTGAAGCACTATGGGATATAACTCTTGATGTCCCTTCTTTGTCACTAAGAGGCAATTCAACACCAACTGTCGTTCATGGAGCTGCGATTATTGGAGATGATAGTGGGCGAGTAAATGCTTACTATATCAATGATGGACAACTCATTTGGCAACAACGTATTTCTCAACCAACAGGTTCAACTGAAATAGCGAAATTGAACGATGTTGATTCTACACCTATTGTTGAAGGAAATTTGGTTTATTCTGTTGGTTATAATGGATACGTTGCAGCATTGGATCTAAGTAATGGTCAAGTTGTTTGGCGTAAGCAATTAGGTTCAACACACAGTTTTGCGGTCGATTCCGAACAAATATTCGTTGTTGATCAGGATGATAATGTTCAAGCTATCACTAAAAAAGGTGGAGCATTGGACTGGACTCAATCAGGCTTTTCGCATCGTCAATTAACCGATCCAGTTATTTATCAAAACTATATTATTGTAGGTGACTTTGAAGGTTATTTGTATTTGCTAAATAAAGATAGCGGCGAAATTGTTGCTAAAACACAAGTAAGTAGTAGTGGTTTAATATCTCGACCATTAATTGTAGACAATAAAATAATTGTCCAAGCAAAAAATGGTGATATTTATGCGTTTACAAAAAATTAA
- the der gene encoding ribosome biogenesis GTPase Der — MVPVIALVGRPNVGKSTLFNRLTRTRDALVADFPGLTRDRKYGRAEIKGHEYIVIDTGGIDGTEDGVESFMAEQSLQAIEEADIVLFLVDARAGAMPADHAIAKHLRSRQKATFLVANKIDGIDADIAISDFYGLGLGEIHSIAASHGRGVSSLIETVLDPIFQFKDEQQNNFVNDESSNDLPESYDDLVLDDTQSLINQPIKVAIVGRPNVGKSTLTNRILGEERVVVYDMPGTTRDSIYIPMTRDEREYVLIDTAGVRKRGKVTETVEKFSVIKTLQAIEDANVVILVIDAREGVSDQDLSLLGFIINSGRSLVIAVNKWDGLSQDIKEQVKTTLDDRLDFIDFARVHFISALHGSGVGNLFDSIQEAYDCATRRVNTALLTKIMQMAQDDHQPPLVCGRRVKLKYAHAGGYNPPIVVIHGNQVEDLPDSYKRYLMNYFRRSLKIMGSPIRIQFKEGSNPFEGRKNSLTASQQRKRRRLMKHVRGRK; from the coding sequence ATGGTACCTGTTATAGCACTAGTTGGTCGTCCAAACGTTGGAAAGTCGACTTTATTTAATCGGTTAACTCGAACTAGAGACGCATTAGTTGCTGATTTTCCCGGATTAACTCGTGATCGTAAATATGGACGAGCCGAAATTAAAGGACATGAATATATCGTCATTGATACTGGCGGTATTGATGGAACTGAAGATGGGGTTGAAAGCTTTATGGCAGAACAATCCCTACAAGCAATTGAAGAAGCAGATATTGTTCTTTTCTTAGTAGATGCTAGAGCAGGTGCTATGCCTGCTGATCATGCTATCGCTAAACACTTGCGTTCCCGCCAGAAAGCTACATTTTTAGTGGCTAATAAAATTGATGGTATTGATGCTGATATTGCTATTTCTGACTTTTATGGGCTAGGATTAGGTGAGATTCATTCAATTGCAGCTAGTCATGGTCGAGGAGTAAGTTCATTAATTGAGACTGTTTTAGATCCTATTTTTCAATTCAAAGATGAACAGCAAAATAATTTTGTTAACGATGAATCATCTAACGATTTGCCTGAATCATATGATGATCTTGTCCTTGATGATACTCAATCACTAATAAATCAACCTATCAAGGTTGCTATTGTTGGTCGTCCAAATGTTGGTAAGTCAACACTAACTAATCGCATATTGGGTGAAGAGCGTGTTGTTGTGTATGATATGCCAGGAACAACGCGAGATAGCATCTATATACCAATGACACGTGATGAACGTGAATACGTCTTAATTGATACCGCAGGTGTTCGTAAACGAGGTAAAGTAACCGAAACCGTTGAAAAATTTTCTGTCATTAAAACATTACAAGCAATTGAAGATGCTAATGTTGTGATTTTAGTTATTGATGCCAGAGAAGGAGTGTCAGATCAAGACTTATCATTACTTGGTTTTATTATAAATAGTGGTCGCTCACTTGTAATAGCTGTTAATAAATGGGATGGCTTATCACAAGACATCAAAGAACAAGTCAAGACGACTCTTGATGATCGACTTGATTTTATTGATTTTGCTCGAGTACATTTTATTTCTGCTTTACATGGTAGTGGAGTTGGTAATTTATTTGATTCCATTCAAGAAGCTTATGATTGTGCAACGCGTCGTGTAAACACGGCACTACTGACAAAAATAATGCAAATGGCACAAGATGATCACCAACCTCCTTTGGTGTGTGGTCGTCGAGTAAAATTGAAATATGCACATGCTGGTGGCTATAATCCACCAATTGTTGTTATTCATGGTAATCAAGTCGAAGATTTACCTGACTCTTATAAGCGTTATTTAATGAATTATTTTAGACGTTCATTAAAAATTATGGGTTCGCCAATTCGAATACAATTCAAAGAAGGATCTAATCCATTTGAAGGTCGAAAAAATAGCTTAACAGCATCACAGCAACGTAAGCGTCGCCGATTGATGAAACATGTTCGAGGTCGAAAATAA
- a CDS encoding YfgJ family double zinc ribbon protein, with translation MPKKIAVNHGQEGICPNCNEKMSSVSPQHFSCSKCQQHYIEQYICPICQQSAQMIKGCGSINYICQTDGLISSSKVIFHYLPE, from the coding sequence ATGCCCAAAAAAATAGCAGTTAATCATGGACAAGAAGGCATTTGCCCGAATTGTAATGAAAAAATGAGTAGTGTTTCCCCTCAACATTTTAGTTGTTCTAAATGCCAACAACATTACATTGAACAATATATATGTCCAATTTGCCAACAAAGTGCGCAAATGATTAAAGGCTGTGGCTCGATCAATTATATTTGTCAAACAGATGGTTTAATATCAAGTAGTAAAGTGATATTTCATTATTTACCAGAATAG
- the adk gene encoding adenylate kinase: MRIILLGAPGAGKGTQAQFIMQKYGIPQISTGDMLRAAVKAGSPLGLQAKSLMDAGKLVTDELVIALVKERIAQSDCSNGFLLDGFPRTVPQADAMKAAGINVDYVLEFDVPDEVIIDRMSGRRIHAASGRVYHIRHNPPKVENVDDVTGESLTIRKDDSEEIVRKRLVEYHDLTKPLISYYQHEAKEGRTQYFRIDGTQPVADVTKELAKILD, encoded by the coding sequence ATGCGAATTATATTATTAGGTGCGCCTGGGGCAGGAAAGGGAACCCAAGCACAATTTATTATGCAAAAGTATGGTATCCCACAAATCTCAACTGGGGATATGCTACGTGCCGCAGTAAAAGCAGGTAGCCCATTAGGTTTACAAGCAAAATCACTTATGGATGCAGGAAAACTTGTTACTGATGAACTAGTAATAGCACTAGTTAAAGAACGTATTGCACAAAGTGATTGCTCTAATGGTTTTTTATTAGATGGTTTTCCTCGCACTGTGCCACAAGCTGATGCAATGAAAGCTGCTGGTATTAATGTTGATTATGTACTTGAGTTTGATGTGCCTGATGAAGTGATTATTGATCGTATGAGTGGACGACGAATCCATGCTGCTTCTGGTCGTGTTTATCATATACGTCATAATCCACCAAAAGTTGAAAATGTTGATGATGTTACTGGTGAATCGTTGACTATTCGCAAAGATGATAGCGAAGAAATTGTTCGTAAACGTCTTGTTGAATATCATGATTTAACTAAACCTTTGATTAGTTATTATCAACATGAAGCTAAAGAAGGTCGTACACAGTATTTCCGTATTGATGGAACCCAGCCGGTTGCTGATGTTACAAAAGAATTAGCTAAAATCTTAGACTAA
- a CDS encoding bifunctional O-acetylhomoserine aminocarboxypropyltransferase/cysteine synthase: MKPETIAIHTGYTPELTTHAVAVPIYQTTSYSFDDTQHGADLFDLKVPGNIYTRITNPTNAVLEARVAALEGGVGALAVASGMAAITYAIQAITFTGENIVSVSKLYGGTYNLFAHTLPNFGITTKFAPHDDLVAIEKQIDNKTKAIYCESIGNPAGNIVDIAALADIAHRHGIVLIVDNTVASPALCRPFEFGADIVIHSLTKYIGGHGNSLGGMIVDSGKFPWKDHADKYPMLNQPDPSYHGVSYTETFGTAAYIARCRVIPLRNMGAALSPFNTFLLLQGLETLSLRVERHCQNTLKVAQYLEAHPQVSWVNYAGLSNHPEHQLAIKQMDNGLPAGILSFGIKGGKQAGAKFIDALKLIIRLVNIGDTRSLACHPATTTHRQLNNEELQKAGVSQEMIRLSIGIEHIDDIIADLEQALTAASN, from the coding sequence ATGAAACCAGAAACAATTGCCATCCATACTGGCTATACACCCGAGTTAACAACCCACGCTGTTGCTGTACCTATTTATCAAACCACTTCTTATTCTTTTGACGACACACAACATGGTGCAGATCTTTTTGATTTGAAAGTGCCTGGGAATATTTATACAAGAATTACAAATCCTACTAATGCAGTACTTGAAGCAAGAGTTGCCGCCCTTGAAGGTGGAGTAGGAGCCTTAGCCGTAGCATCAGGTATGGCAGCCATTACTTATGCAATTCAAGCAATCACTTTTACTGGTGAAAATATCGTTTCAGTTTCTAAGCTTTATGGTGGAACGTATAATTTATTTGCCCATACATTACCTAACTTTGGTATTACAACTAAGTTTGCTCCTCACGATGATCTTGTCGCTATTGAAAAACAGATAGATAACAAAACTAAAGCCATCTATTGTGAAAGTATAGGTAATCCCGCTGGCAATATAGTGGATATTGCGGCATTAGCCGATATTGCTCATCGTCATGGTATCGTTTTGATTGTCGATAATACTGTTGCGAGCCCTGCACTTTGCCGACCATTTGAATTTGGAGCAGATATTGTCATTCATTCCCTCACTAAGTATATTGGTGGACACGGTAATAGTTTAGGTGGAATGATTGTTGATTCAGGTAAATTTCCGTGGAAAGATCATGCGGATAAATATCCAATGTTAAATCAACCTGACCCATCTTACCATGGCGTTTCATATACTGAAACATTTGGTACCGCTGCTTATATAGCGCGCTGTCGTGTTATCCCCTTGCGTAATATGGGCGCAGCATTATCTCCATTTAATACTTTTTTACTGCTACAAGGACTCGAAACATTATCTTTAAGAGTTGAACGCCACTGTCAAAATACCCTAAAAGTAGCCCAATATTTAGAAGCTCATCCCCAAGTTAGTTGGGTAAATTATGCTGGTTTATCAAATCATCCAGAACACCAATTAGCCATAAAACAGATGGATAATGGTTTGCCAGCTGGTATTTTATCGTTTGGTATAAAAGGAGGTAAGCAAGCCGGAGCTAAATTTATTGACGCATTAAAACTGATAATTCGCTTAGTTAATATCGGCGATACTCGTTCATTAGCTTGCCATCCTGCCACCACAACACATAGACAACTTAATAATGAAGAGTTGCAAAAAGCAGGAGTCAGTCAAGAAATGATTCGCTTATCTATTGGTATCGAACATATTGATGATATTATTGCTGATCTAGAGCAAGCCCTTACAGCTGCTTCGAATTGA
- the ybeD gene encoding DUF493 family protein YbeD codes for MQQTKLNELLEFPCSFTYKVMGEAKPELVDKVVSVIQRHAPGDYTPSIKPSSKGNYHSVSITINATHIDQIENLYKELGEIDIVRMVL; via the coding sequence ATGCAACAAACAAAATTAAATGAACTATTGGAGTTCCCTTGTTCATTCACCTATAAAGTAATGGGAGAAGCAAAACCAGAGTTGGTTGACAAAGTCGTATCTGTAATTCAACGTCATGCGCCAGGTGATTATACTCCATCTATCAAACCAAGTAGTAAAGGTAATTATCATTCTGTGTCAATTACTATTAATGCAACACATATTGACCAAATTGAGAACCTTTATAAAGAATTAGGCGAAATTGATATTGTAAGAATGGTTTTATAA